Within the Oreochromis niloticus isolate F11D_XX linkage group LG14, O_niloticus_UMD_NMBU, whole genome shotgun sequence genome, the region GCCTGTGATAACCATTAAGGATAAAGGCTCTTTGTAGAAAGAATCATAATATGCACTGGTTGGTTAAATTCCATGTTGCTGTCACTGCTGTGTACACAGGAAGCCAAGAGTGGACTTGTAAGCTTGAATTGTGCCATTGTTTGATGGCAAGACCcatgacagctgtgatgaaactCCTACCTTTATAAATTAGGGCAGTATAGGCATCTAAATCATCAACTTTAAACTTAAATAACTAAAAGAGTAAATGTAGTAGGTAGGAATGTGCTGCTGAACTGGTAAGAATACATAGTTTAATCCTTTATGTTGTACCCGGTATGCCTCCTTTCCCAAATTTCCCCAATTCCCGTGAATGCCACAGTTTAAACCTACCTGTGGATGGAAAAGGAAGCCCGGAGCGGGTCGCATGTACTTGTCTTTCAGAGTCTCAAACGGATCGCTCATTCTCCTCTTCTCAACCCTGCTAATAGTAGATTTCTATTAGCTCTTAGTGGTTATCAGTGGAATTATATTCAGTTTTACAAAATAACTGACTTTGCAAATCTGTATGCACATTTGCAGCATATagaagtaattacattttttaaatactgcTATTTAACCAAATAAAGGCTTAGAAAGTTACTGGTAATAACAATACCTATAGATGGGGTCCATGAAGAAAGGGGTGGGCCTAGCATGTTGTAAGGAAGTGTCTGCTTTTGGGATCTCCACCACTCCTTTCTCCTCTTCATAATTTGGATTCTTTTTTGTCTCCTCCTCTCTTGGATTACGCCCACGGCCCCTGGCCCCAAGGCTCAAATCTAGTGGCTGATCCTGACCCATAGATTGGGCCATTTCTGGTTTGGAAGACGCAAAGGATGCTAACTTTTCCTCCTTTCGCTTGGTGGTGAGGTCAAATGGGGACTCGGATGAAGACTTCCCTTGGGCCTTCTTGGAGTCATCTGCAGGTGATTGTGGCTCCCCCTTCAGGCCTGCAGTTCTGAGGTCCCTGTCTGGGAAGGGGTAAACCGGAGGAGAGAACGCTGGGAAGAAAGGCAGTGGGAACATAGAAGGATAGGGAAGAGACCCAACCTTCTTGTCCTGCAGGCCAGCTAGCCCTGTGGAGCCAAAATACTTCTCGGCAATTGAGGCAATGGCCTTAATAGAGTCATTCACAGCTCCTGTTACAGCTGTGTGTTCATCCAGCGGGGAAGGGATGAGGGAAGGGCCTGGAAAGTCTTTAGCAGCGCTGCTGCCCATCAGGCTGGGGCTTTGAGGGCCTCCTTCACTGGCCTTCCTCTTTGGACCTTTTCCGTTTTCTCGAGCAGCCCCCCTCTCCCTCTCACTGTCCATGTCGCTTTCGAGCTCGGAGCCTGACGTGCTCTCCAGATCACTTCCACTGGGTGTGCTGACATCATCCAGGTCGCTGCTTTCAGACTGGTCACTCTGCTTGTTCTTTTGCTTGGTATAGGATGAGCCCTGGCTGTCTGACACTGGCATTTGACTTCCAGGTGAGCCGCCGTCTTTGCGGAGAGCTTTGAGAAGTTCTTGAGACTCCTGAACACCAGGGCTTGGAGGCAGCAAAGGACTCTTGCTCAGCTCTGCTCCAGGTCCAGCAACAGGTGCGTGGGCTGGCTGCCTGACAGGAGAAGTTGTGGCAGGAATGAGCGGCGGCCGATGATAAAGTCCAGAGGGGAACAGGCCAGGGAAGCTGAAAGGAAATGCCGGGGCAGCAGGGAACGTAAGTCCGCTGTGATGTCGGCTAGCCCCAAAATAATCAGCAAGTCCTGCACTGCTGTGACCCATTGCAAGAGCTGATTTGTCCAAGCCGGGGGCCCCAGGGAGTGGCATACCCTGGGCAAACAGCCCTCCTGCTGTGAAGTGGTTCTTCCCTTCACAGAAGCGCCGGTGCTTGTTGAGGGAAGAGGTGGTGCTGAACATTTGCCCACAGTCCTTACATTTGATCTGTGTGCGGCAGTCAGCGTGCATGCGTTTGTGGCGGCAAAGGTTAGAGAACTGGGTGTAGGACTTGTGGCAGACTTCACCTGTAGGGAAACAGAGACAAGCATAGATCGCATCAGCCTCTGACACGAACTGAACCCCCACCCCTCCACCCCTCCCAACTCCTcatgcacatacacaccaaAATTACATAATTTAATAAGACATTTCTATGCTTCAGGCCGACtgaagctaagggagaggaaATGCAGCATGAGTGATACACTTGTGTTCCCATCAATACTCTGACAATGTTCCAGCAGAACAGAAAAGAAGAGGTGTGTCCAGATCCTGGAATTGTCAGAGAATCTATTTGGTTGATGGTGTGAGTCATTCGCTGCCACTCATCAGCTGCACATCAAACCAAATTCCCAGGCATCTCCAGCCCCATTGTCCTTCCAGGGACGCTCCCAGGGAGTCCATAAACaatcacacagagacacacatgtgtACATGCAGTCACATTCACAAAATATCCACACACACCGCAAAGAAATtgtaatcacacacacagacacacacaggcataaagatacacacacaaacgcacacacacacattctcagcCTCATTCAGTACAATGGCTCTATTTTAAGTTTGAGAAGGAAGTGGAGTTGAATGAATCCTATCCTGCAGTCCAGTTCCCAGGGACAGGTCTCACGTCCTCTGCTGCTTCTCTTCCCTCCCCCCCTGCTCTGGGCCTCTCTAGTCACCCCCTCAGCCCCCTCACCTTGTCCCCATAGTTGGCCCTGTCATCCTGCGCTTACTGACCTTCCCACAGTCAACAGCCACACTCTCTATGCCTGCctgtcagtctgtctgtctgtctccgGAGACGTACAGTGACAACACCCAATCCCGAGACAAAAAATCCACCATCTGATGGTATCTGTTGGTCATTATTAATCTGTCAGCTATTTCTATTGTAAATGGATGATTTAATAGTGGGAATAGTAGCCCATCATATGCTATTTTGGTTGTGcttttcagttttctgtctCTGAACTTCTGTCATGCAGTTGTCAAAAAGAGGAGATGTCCCTCTTTGTCACACCCCTCCCGCACTATGGATTTTGTGGATTGCAGCTTGTGTTCCCCCTACACTTTTAGGAAAGCAGTAAGAAGGATTTCTGGATGATTGATTTAGCTCATATTGTTATTAGATCTTCAAAACGAGGATAAGGAAGTGGTTAGGCTCACACTGTGGTTTCACTTCTGCATACTTTGGATGCTTTCCAGCCTCAAGGTGCACAAGAGGCAATTCAAGGAGATGGAGAGggagaacaggaaaaaaaaaaagcattttggaAGCACATTTGAATAAACATCCCAGAGGAACTCCAAATGGGAAAGTTCAACCCAGGAGTGAATGTaatcttatatttaaaaaaagaaaaaaaaggtgaattTTTAGGAaccagaaaaataaattaaaataagggTATTTGTGGCTTTTTTGGACACAGCCAGGgtaatgaagaagaagaagcagcagcagcagaggaagaagaagaagaaaaaaaatccacaagcCCAGacctttcagtcactttaaCCAATGAAGCTGACGTGTAGCACCGTGACATTAAACAGCAGTTTCTCAGTTTCTCTAAGCGTTACCTAATCACCACCACGGGTGTGTTAGGccattttaaactgtttaaaaaaacactaaagaaTTTGTCTTTTAAATTTGCTTGAAATTAGTCCAATTAAGCTTCTACAATGTGAAAATTTTAgccaaaaaaagaaggaacaagaGTTATTAATGATCTCTCCTTGTGTCTATACTTTTTTTACGCACGCCCACACAGCCTGAGCAGACTGGAAGAAAAAATCCCTCTGATTCAGTTTAGTTCTTGTGACATTTACAGCCTGAGAACATACGCATCACACTCAGAGTGTGGGGCAGGATTCGCCACGTGTGTATTCTTCAGCTAATAataaattgaaaaacaaaacattatgaAAATGCTCCTGTGAAAAGTGCAGCAGATAAATAATGTTCACTTGAGTGTGGGAATTAACAACCCAGCACCTCTGGGTGCTTCCCGTTCATACAAAAGCTTGTATGCGCACATCCTCGACACACTGCGTGCACTAAATCAAACATACTAGCATGTACACACAAGCACATGCATACAAACCCTACAAGAGCACTCGCACAAAAAGGCACTTCACACATGATTTCTCCCAGGCAGCCATCATGTCGGAGGCtgctttgtctctctctcttttttttagacAGCTATTAGTTGTTTTTAAACCTGCATACTTTCTGCTGATTATAGCAAATGGACTCCAATTCAGAGGAAGCGCAGGGAAGAGGGGCTGTACATGTGGTTGCTATTTGTGAGGAATGGTGCGTGTTCTGGAGGCAAAAGACCAGATAGGGAAATCTGAAGTCTTCACTGGAGATGCCGTCACTCCTGCCTCAGTATatggatatttatttatatgtgtttgtctgtgtgttttcatgaCAAAAGAGAAAGATAGTATGTATTTAATGTGCACAGATTTGTATGAGCCCacttgaaaaaaaaccccaataaaaaataaaacacggGAAAGAGGAAAGGGGCAGAGGGTGGAGGTCATAATGCTTCAGGGGATATGGAGATCAGATCTCTTGTGTGAGGTGGTGAAAGtgtgaaaggtcaaaggtgttTGGATCCTGCAGGAGTTAGTGAGGAcccaaaaaataagaaaaaagaaagtacgAGCTCAAGAAATAAAGAAACCGAGACACAAGAAAAAAAGCCTGCGAGATGTATATCAACAAAACATTAGATTAAATCACAGTTACAAGCAAAATCAAGGTTAGACAAAGATTCAACGATTCAAACTGAATTACATGCTCGTTAAAATGCTGTTATTATAATGTCAGCAGTGTGCGAGGCTTGGTGCAGAAAACAGACTGCATGGGCCTTTCTAAAGAAACGTCTTTGCTTCACTGCAGTATAATATCACGTGTAAACCCTGTAGAACATTACAAGATTAGTTCTGGAGAAAAAGACCTGCAGAAGGATGAAGTGATTGTTTttccccaaaaaacacattagaaGGCAAGCCAAAGCATGTCATTACTGTTATTCTTATAATGTACTGAGTAGACTTACATAGGTAGGGTCTTAGTGACTTACACATGAAGGGCTTGACACTGCTGTGGATGTGCTTATGCTGTTTGAGGCCCGAAGACGTTGCAAACGTCTTGCCACACTCAGAACAGGCATGAGCACGCGCCCCGACGTGCTGCGAGCGAATGTGCCTTTGGAGGTTACTGGGGTCTGTGAACACCTGCTGGGGGGAggaaccacacagacacacgggAGGGTTACTATCTGCTTCTAAAAAAATGTGCGGAGGGGACACATGTACACAAATATCTGCATCCCAAATCATGAAATGTTCCCTTCAACAGTCATCACTTTACCTTTGAGCAGTTTTCACATTCGTAGTGCTTGCCACTATCGTGCGACATCTGATGTCGGATCAGGTTCGATTTCCAGTTGAAGGCCTTGGGACACTGGTCACACTTATATTCTCTCTCCTCACTGTGGGACAAGCTGTGGGCCTCCAGGCtgcagaaaagagaaaagaaaaaaagacaatgagAATGGAAGGATTTGTCTGGTATCACATGTCTGTTTGTCAGCACTTGCTTGAATAAATTATGGGATGAAATGTGTCCATCCAGTTACCTCTGGATATCAGGGAAGACCTGGTCACACTCTTTACATTCGTGTAGTCCTTGGGACATGTGGAGGGGTCGCAAGTCTTGAGGTTCTTGGGCTTTCAGGTCATTGTCGCCTCCTAGATTACATAAGAAGTTATACAAGCAGCTCAAGCAGCAAGACAATTAACCAAAGCTTGATTCACTCGAAAGTGGAAGGTTTTAAAGTTGTCCTCATGGCTAAAGCGTACATCAGATTCACCTTTTCCACAGAGCACTACTCTATGATCTCATTTTCATTTGGTCCGATGAGAGACAAAGCACTTAGATCATTAGTGTCTTGGTTCCAGTTCAGCAACACATCTTTCTCAACACTCTGTACTACTCTATTTTTACAGTGGTAGAAAAAAAGCACagctattaaaataataataataataataaaaattcaAACCTGGGTTcaggaaggaggaggggggcATCCCACACGGCTTCTTCTGGTGGTCCAGCAGCTGGTTGCGGGACTCAAAGTGCTGGTCACAATCCTCACAGCGGTACTGCCTCTCCTCTGCGTAGTGCAAGGTGTCGGAGCAGGAGGGGGGAATTCACatagaaaaaaaccccatttgTGAGATATGTTtacagcagagagagaaaaaaacaaaaacatttgtgtctgtgcatgcgtgtgtgagGTGCCGACCATGAATATCAGGAGCCATCGTATCACATGAATACTCTTCAGCCTTCATGAAAAGTAACAGCTCCTGGCCAGGAAAAATCTCTCTGGTGACTTTGTAGAATATCTGTaacacacaaaatatttttatgacTTAAGCAGAAGTTTTCTAATCAACCCTTGAATCAAAAGAGCCCCGCAGATACATATCAAAGAATTTGCTTCAGTTCTTTGttttatagcaaaaatgttgcgtcagtcattttttaaaaacttgtcTCTTCTAGGTCGTCGATAACAGCACGAGGCACGCGTTGCAGAGGTCACTTGAGGTAGCTGTACTGTACAGGCATGCACATACGCACATGATTGTCATTGCACCACCACATGCAGAAGAGACGTatacatgaaaacacacacagtcattaagttgtaaTTACTCATCCTGTAAGGCATCCATCTTCATgaatacaaaatgaaaacacaaacaactgCTGAATAAATATACTGGTCTGTAAATACTCTACACAGTAATGCTTGTAGTGGGCAGGAAGTGGCAACGACTATGTGGAGAGAAAGCTAATTAAACAAACAGCCAGCATAAcgaactatatatatatataaaacaatcAGCATTCTGTTGATTGACCATTTTCCCAATAGGAGAAACTTCCAGCTGTGTGATCagtttgtggtgtttttatttaatgcacAGCATTTCTACATAAATAGCTTTGCTACGGCTAAATATGGGGCCGTGTATTTTGAGTGGGGCAAGTCATATTTAAGAATCAGATGAGAGTCCCTGGGACTGTGGTGCTTCCCCTGGACACACAATAGGCTTTCTTTGTGAAACAATCACACATGGAGTTATATTTGGCACGCTTTGGACGTTTAACATAT harbors:
- the mecom gene encoding LOW QUALITY PROTEIN: MDS1 and EVI1 complex locus protein (The sequence of the model RefSeq protein was modified relative to this genomic sequence to represent the inferred CDS: deleted 1 base in 1 codon); protein product: MRSKGRARKLATSDGDDEIPLYPSDILDDVCGSDGDPTPSSALPEDPASPSLSDDESSPQDHLSFQHQSIFFPQEDLSIPFDFELRESTVPSGGLGIWSRRKVNVGERFGPYEGEHRPCLQDPTQGWEILDGSGHVKFCVDASKPDIGSWLKHIQFAPAAKQHNLTACQIDDQIFYKVTREIFPGQELLLFMKAEEYSCDTMAPDIHEERQYRCEDCDQHFESRNQLLDHQKKPCGMPPSSFLNPGGDNDLKAQEPQDLRPLHMSQGLHECKECDQVFPDIQSLEAHSLSHSEEREYKCDQCPKAFNWKSNLIRHQMSHDSGKHYECENCSKVFTDPSNLQRHIRSQHVGARAHACSECGKTFATSSGLKQHKHIHSSVKPFMCEVCHKSYTQFSNLCRHKRMHADCRTQIKCKDCGQMFSTTSSLNKHRRFCEGKNHFTAGGLFAQGMPLPGAPGLDKSALAMGHSSAGLADYFGASRHHSGLTFPAAPAFPFSFPGLFPSGLYHRPPLIPATTSPVRQPAHAPVAGPGAELSKSPLLPPSPGVQESQELLKALRKDGGSPGSQMPVSDSQGSSYTKQKNKQSDQSESSDLDDVSTPSGSDLESTSGSELESDMDSERERGAARENGKGPKRKASEGGPQSPSLMGSSAAKDFPGPSLIPSPLDEHTAVTGAVNDSIKAIASIAEKYFGSTGLAGLQDKKVGSLPYPSMFPLPFFPAFSPPVYPFPDRDLRTAGLKGEPQSPADDSKKAQGKSSSESPFDLTTKRKEEKLASFASSKPEMAQSMGQDQPLDLSLGARGRGRNPREEETKKNPNYEEEKGVVEIPKADTSLQHARPTPFFMDPIYRVEKRRMSDPFETLKDKYMRPAPGFLFHPQFHLPDQRTWMTAIENMAEKLETFGSLKPESGDLLRSVPSMFDFRAPPSALPDTLLRKGKERYTCRYCGKIFPRSANLTRHLRTHTGEQPYRCKYCDRSFSISSNLQRHIRNIHNKEKPFKCHLCDRCFGQQTNLDRHLKKHENGNLSGTAMSSPQSELDSSSAILDDKEDSYFNEIRNFISNTSQNQTSPDPSEEGLNGGPFEEEKPLMASHRSRDLEDEEAEELGADEEEGEEPSNTPEKSESKVLQSDLGDPIIQDEMDLSEPNDLNLSCKTSPRRYKDEEEQSSYSALDHIHHFSEMRKLDESELSDGDGDGDEEDGSFGSPSLTEAVKQPLFRKSKSQAYAMMLSLAEKDTLHPATHTPVTMWHSLARAAAESSAIQSLSHV